One window of Pieris rapae chromosome 14, ilPieRapa1.1, whole genome shotgun sequence genomic DNA carries:
- the LOC110998374 gene encoding SWI/SNF-related matrix-associated actin-dependent regulator of chromatin subfamily B member 1-A isoform X1 produces the protein MALRTYGDKPISFQIEEGGDFYCVGSEVGNYLRLFRGSLYKKYPGMARRTLTNEERKRLVDNGLGPHVLSSSVSLLKASEVEDIIEGNDEKYKAVSVSQEMATPREGKSKKPHNPSWLPVMPNSSHLDAVPQATPISRTRVHNKKVRTFPLCFDDTDMTAMLENASQKQILVPIRLDMEIEGQKLRDTFTWNKNESIITPEQFAEVLCDDLELNTSTFIPAIATSIKQQIEAFPSEPPAILEEATDQRVIIKLNIHVGNTSLVDTVEWDMSEKENNPEQFAMKLCAELGLGGEFVTGIAYSVRGQLGWHQRTYGFNEALPTVETPYRQPSEAEVWAPHLETLTNAEMEKKIRDQDRNTRRMRRLANTTPDVSLSRAVNRLIRADDALFQTTPEKRRKKI, from the exons ATGGCGTTAAGAACGTACGGCGATAAGCCTATAAGTTTCCAAATAGAAGAAGGGGGTGACTTCTACTGTGTTGGCTCAGAG GTTGGAAATTATCTTCGGTTATTCCGAGGTTCCCTATACAAAAAGTATCCTGGCATGGCCCGAAGAACTCTGACAAATGAGGAAAGAAAGAGATTAGTTGATAATGGCCTGGGACCTCATGTTCTATCAAGTTCCGTCTCTTTGTTAAAAGCTTCGGAAGTTGAAGATATTATTGAAGGAAATGatgaaaa aTACAAGGCTGTATCAGTCAGTCAAGAAATGGCTACTCCAAGAGAAGGCAAAAGTAAGAAGCCTCATAATCCTTCATGGCTTCCGGTCATGCCTAACTCTTCACATTTGGATGCAGTACCACAGGCTACTCCTATCAGTAGAACTAGAGTTCATAATAAGAAG GTGCGCACATTCCCTCTCTGTTTTGATGACACTGACATGACAGCAATGCTGGAAAACGCATCACAGAAGCAGATTCTGGTGCCCATTAGACTGGACATGGAGATTGAAGGACAGAAGCTCAGAGATACTTTTACATGGAATAAAAATG AATCAATAATTACACCAGAACAATTTGCGGAGGTTCTCTGCGATGACTTAGAGTTGAACACTAGTACTTTCATCCCGGCCATCGCCACTTCTATCAAACAGCAGATCGAGGCATTTCCGAGTGAACCACCCGCCATACTGGAAGAGGCCACCGACCAGAGAGTCATCATCAAGCTGAACATACACGTCGGGAACACTTCTTTGGTAGACACT GTGGAATGGGACATGTCAGAAAAAGAGAATAATCCTGAACAGTTTGCGATGAAACTTTGCGCAGAGCTGGGCCTCGGCGGGGAGTTCGTGACGGGCATCGCATACAGCGTCAGAGGCCAACTCGGCTGGCACCAACGCACCTATGGCTTCAACGAAGCCCTACCCACCGTCGAG ACGCCATATCGGCAGCCGTCGGAGGCCGAAGTGTGGGCTCCGCACCTGGAGACGCTCACCAACGCCGAGATGGAGAAGAAGATCCGAGACCAGGACAGGAACACGAGGCGCATGCGCCGACTCGCCAACACCACGCCCG ATGTCTCCCTGAGTCGAGCCGTGAACCGGCTCATTCGCGCTGACGATGCGCTGTTCCAGACCACGCCCGAGAAACGCAGAAAGAAGATATAA
- the LOC110998374 gene encoding SWI/SNF-related matrix-associated actin-dependent regulator of chromatin subfamily B member 1-A isoform X2, producing the protein MALRTYGDKPISFQIEEGGDFYCVGSEVGNYLRLFRGSLYKKYPGMARRTLTNEERKRLVDNGLGPHVLSSSVSLLKASEVEDIIEGNDEKYKAVSVSQEMATPREGKSKKPHNPSWLPVMPNSSHLDAVPQATPISRTRVHNKKVRTFPLCFDDTDMTAMLENASQKQILVPIRLDMEIEGQKLRDTFTWNKNESIITPEQFAEVLCDDLELNTSTFIPAIATSIKQQIEAFPSEPPAILEEATDQRVIIKLNIHVGNTSLVDTVEWDMSEKENNPEQFAMKLCAELGLGGEFVTGIAYSVRGQLGWHQRTYGFNEALPTVETPYRQPSEAEVWAPHLETLTNAEMEKKIRDQDRNTRRMRRLANTTPGW; encoded by the exons ATGGCGTTAAGAACGTACGGCGATAAGCCTATAAGTTTCCAAATAGAAGAAGGGGGTGACTTCTACTGTGTTGGCTCAGAG GTTGGAAATTATCTTCGGTTATTCCGAGGTTCCCTATACAAAAAGTATCCTGGCATGGCCCGAAGAACTCTGACAAATGAGGAAAGAAAGAGATTAGTTGATAATGGCCTGGGACCTCATGTTCTATCAAGTTCCGTCTCTTTGTTAAAAGCTTCGGAAGTTGAAGATATTATTGAAGGAAATGatgaaaa aTACAAGGCTGTATCAGTCAGTCAAGAAATGGCTACTCCAAGAGAAGGCAAAAGTAAGAAGCCTCATAATCCTTCATGGCTTCCGGTCATGCCTAACTCTTCACATTTGGATGCAGTACCACAGGCTACTCCTATCAGTAGAACTAGAGTTCATAATAAGAAG GTGCGCACATTCCCTCTCTGTTTTGATGACACTGACATGACAGCAATGCTGGAAAACGCATCACAGAAGCAGATTCTGGTGCCCATTAGACTGGACATGGAGATTGAAGGACAGAAGCTCAGAGATACTTTTACATGGAATAAAAATG AATCAATAATTACACCAGAACAATTTGCGGAGGTTCTCTGCGATGACTTAGAGTTGAACACTAGTACTTTCATCCCGGCCATCGCCACTTCTATCAAACAGCAGATCGAGGCATTTCCGAGTGAACCACCCGCCATACTGGAAGAGGCCACCGACCAGAGAGTCATCATCAAGCTGAACATACACGTCGGGAACACTTCTTTGGTAGACACT GTGGAATGGGACATGTCAGAAAAAGAGAATAATCCTGAACAGTTTGCGATGAAACTTTGCGCAGAGCTGGGCCTCGGCGGGGAGTTCGTGACGGGCATCGCATACAGCGTCAGAGGCCAACTCGGCTGGCACCAACGCACCTATGGCTTCAACGAAGCCCTACCCACCGTCGAG ACGCCATATCGGCAGCCGTCGGAGGCCGAAGTGTGGGCTCCGCACCTGGAGACGCTCACCAACGCCGAGATGGAGAAGAAGATCCGAGACCAGGACAGGAACACGAGGCGCATGCGCCGACTCGCCAACACCACGCCCGGTTGGTAG
- the LOC110998243 gene encoding putative tricarboxylate transport protein, mitochondrial — protein sequence MSSKTGNFKNPFSRPWMTETGAAAAAGSGSVGLKGVVAGGITGGIEICITFPTEYVKTQLQLDEKGGTKKYSGIVDCVQKTVKGHGFLGLYRGLSVLLYGSIPKSAVRFGVFEQAKLYMVNENGTLSNSGKLMCGLAAGVAEAIFAVTPMETVKVKFINDMRMEKPRFKGFFHGVRTIVREEGVGGVYKGVSATIMKQGSNQAIRFFVMESLRDWYKGGDRDKHVPKYIVALFGGVAGATSVFGNTPIDVVKTRMQGLEAAKYKSTWDCFIKTWKHEGPRAFYKGTVPRLSRVVFDVAITFTIYDSIMDVFNYVWK from the exons ATGTCTTCTAAGACgggaaattttaaaaatcctttcTCCAGGCCATGGATGACGGAGACTGGAGCAGCGGCAGCGGCAGGAAGTGGTTCCGTTGGATTGAAAGGAGTAGTCGCTGGCGGAATAACTGGTGGCATTgaaatttgtattacattCCCGACCGAATATGTAAAAACACAACTACAATTAGACGAAAAAG GTGGAACCAAAAAGTATTCGGGTATAGTTGACTGCGTCCAAAAAACCGTCAAGGGTCATGGTTTTCTCGGCCTCTACCGCGGTCTCAGCGTGCTTCTCTATGGCTCTATACCAAAATCTGCAGTCAG ATTCGGAGTATTCGAACAAGCGAAGCTTTATATGGTAAATGAAAATGGTACTCTATCGAACTCGGGGAAGCTGATGTGTGGTCTGGCAGCTGGTGTCGCCGAAGCTATCTTCGCAGTCACACCCATGGAGACTGTTAAGGTCAAGTTCATCAATGACATGAGGATGGAAAAGCCAAGATTTAAAGGATTCTTCCATGGCGTACGAACGATTGTGCGTGAGGAAG GCGTGGGCGGCGTATACAAGGGTGTGTCGGCGACGATAATGAAGCAGGGCAGCAACCAGGCCATCAGGTTCTTCGTGATGGAGTCTCTCCGCGATTGGTACAAGGGCGGGGACAGGGACAAACATGTGCCCAAGTACATCGTGGCTCTATTCGGAGGTGTCGCCG GTGCGACGTCAGTGTTCGGAAACACCCCCATCGACGTGGTGAAGACCAGGATGCAGGGGCTCGAAGCCGCCAAATACAAGAGCACCTGGGACTGCTTCATCAAGACGTGGAAGCACGAGGGACCCCGCGCCTTCTACAAGGGAACCGTCCCGAGACTCAGCAGGGTGGTGTTCGACGTGGCCATCACCTTCACCATATACGACAGCATCATGGACGTCTTCAACTACGTCTGGAAGTAA
- the LOC110998360 gene encoding aldo-keto reductase AKR2E4 isoform X1: protein MNISEIMSPKVNKIKLNNGMELPMIGLGTYARQWDAGDVQQAVECGIDLGYRHIDTASCYKNEEEVGLGILNKIKNGNVSRNDLFITTKLWNNYHGENEVVPALKESLEKLKLDYVDLYLVHWPISINNNGEDKGIDYLETWLGMQQALQLGLTKAIGVSNFNEEQLDRLLKVAKVKPVVNQIEVNPTLTQHKLVDFCKSVNVQPVAYTPLGLMSDARPEYAHLDRIKTDPKLEALAAKYGKTRAQIALRYLVQRGIVVIPKSFTKSRMEENLNIFEFELTDDEMALVDSFNIDHRCVPATSFAHHKYYPF from the exons AT gAATATATCAGAAATAATGTCTCCGAAGGTTAACAAAATCAAACTCAACAATGGTATGGAACTGCCAATGATTGGTCTCGGAACTTATGCA agaCAATGGGATGCAGGGGATGTCCAACAAGCTGTAGAGTGTGGTATAGACTTAGGCTACAGGCACATTGACACTGCATCTTGCTATAAAAATGAAGAGGAGGTAGGACTGGgcatacttaataaaatcaagaATGGAAATGTATCTCGTAATGACCTTTTTATTACAACTAAG ttgtgGAACAATTATCATGGAGAGAATGAGGTAGTTCCGGCATTGAAAGAATCTTTAGAGAAACTGAAACTAGACTATGTCGACTTGTATTTAGTTCATTGGCCTATCTCAATCAAT AATAACGGAGAAGACAAAGGGATAGACTACTTAGAAACTTGGTTGGGAATGCAACAAGCTTTACAGCTTGGTCTCACCAAAGCAATTGgtgtttctaattttaatgaagAACAACTGGACCGACTGCTCAAAGTAGCTAAAGTTAAACCTGTTGTCAATCAAATTGAG GTCAACCCCACTCTTACTCAACATAAATTGGTGGACTTCTGCAAAAGTGTAAATGTTCAACCGGTGGCTTACACCCCTCTGGGACTCATGTCTGATGCTCGGCCTGAGTACGCACATCTTGATCGGATCAAGACTGATCCAAAATTGGAAGCATTGGCTGCCAAGTATGGCAAAACTCGTGCACAGATAGCACTGAGATACTTG GTTCAACGTGGTATTGTGGTTATCCCGAAGTCTTTTACGAAATCTCGTATGGAGgagaatttgaatattttcgaGTTTGAATTGACTGATGACGAAATGGCGCTGGTAGATAGCTTTAATATAGACCATCGGTGTGTGCCGGCCACTTCATTCGCTCACCATAAATATTACCCCTTTTAG
- the LOC110998360 gene encoding aldo-keto reductase AKR2E4 isoform X2: MSPKVNKIKLNNGMELPMIGLGTYARQWDAGDVQQAVECGIDLGYRHIDTASCYKNEEEVGLGILNKIKNGNVSRNDLFITTKLWNNYHGENEVVPALKESLEKLKLDYVDLYLVHWPISINNNGEDKGIDYLETWLGMQQALQLGLTKAIGVSNFNEEQLDRLLKVAKVKPVVNQIEVNPTLTQHKLVDFCKSVNVQPVAYTPLGLMSDARPEYAHLDRIKTDPKLEALAAKYGKTRAQIALRYLVQRGIVVIPKSFTKSRMEENLNIFEFELTDDEMALVDSFNIDHRCVPATSFAHHKYYPF, from the exons ATGTCTCCGAAGGTTAACAAAATCAAACTCAACAATGGTATGGAACTGCCAATGATTGGTCTCGGAACTTATGCA agaCAATGGGATGCAGGGGATGTCCAACAAGCTGTAGAGTGTGGTATAGACTTAGGCTACAGGCACATTGACACTGCATCTTGCTATAAAAATGAAGAGGAGGTAGGACTGGgcatacttaataaaatcaagaATGGAAATGTATCTCGTAATGACCTTTTTATTACAACTAAG ttgtgGAACAATTATCATGGAGAGAATGAGGTAGTTCCGGCATTGAAAGAATCTTTAGAGAAACTGAAACTAGACTATGTCGACTTGTATTTAGTTCATTGGCCTATCTCAATCAAT AATAACGGAGAAGACAAAGGGATAGACTACTTAGAAACTTGGTTGGGAATGCAACAAGCTTTACAGCTTGGTCTCACCAAAGCAATTGgtgtttctaattttaatgaagAACAACTGGACCGACTGCTCAAAGTAGCTAAAGTTAAACCTGTTGTCAATCAAATTGAG GTCAACCCCACTCTTACTCAACATAAATTGGTGGACTTCTGCAAAAGTGTAAATGTTCAACCGGTGGCTTACACCCCTCTGGGACTCATGTCTGATGCTCGGCCTGAGTACGCACATCTTGATCGGATCAAGACTGATCCAAAATTGGAAGCATTGGCTGCCAAGTATGGCAAAACTCGTGCACAGATAGCACTGAGATACTTG GTTCAACGTGGTATTGTGGTTATCCCGAAGTCTTTTACGAAATCTCGTATGGAGgagaatttgaatattttcgaGTTTGAATTGACTGATGACGAAATGGCGCTGGTAGATAGCTTTAATATAGACCATCGGTGTGTGCCGGCCACTTCATTCGCTCACCATAAATATTACCCCTTTTAG
- the LOC110998348 gene encoding ribonuclease P protein subunit p29 has protein sequence MDYTDLENEASQTVVKFLEANVPRSDIVNIRTELKKDFLLGKTKSRDRKLKLRKRRTRLLTRKEKKNLGFYLIPRGSIKYIDIEPLHKIWVDYVSQILELDKYVPDVTSKQWEQFTQTLYKADFNGSMLEVVRSKCPSYVGKKGICIMDTKNTFKIVSINDLVTTIPKKESIFNVYIKNLKLIVFGKHFCIRPAERSSKKFKTILHPDL, from the coding sequence ATGGATTATACTGATTTAGAAAATGAAGCATCACAAACAGTGGTAAAATTTTTGGAAGCTAATGTCCCCAGATCCGATATAGTTAACATACGAACTGAACTTAAAAAGGACTTTTTACTTGGTAAGACTAAATCCAGGGATCGTAAACTCAAGTTAAGAAAACGAAGAACGAGATTATTAACAcgaaaagaaaagaagaatTTGGGTTTCTATCTTATTCCAAGAggaagtattaaatatattgatattgaaCCTCTACATAAAATTTGGGTAGATTATGTTAGCCAAATTCTTGAACTAGATAAATATGTCCCAGATGTAACAAGCAAACAATGGGAGCAATTTACACAAACGCTATATAAAGCAGACTTTAATGGAAGCATGTTGGAAGTTGTCCGTTCAAAGTGTCCTAGCTACGTTGGTAAAAAAGGTATCTGCATTATGGATACAAAGAATAcctttaaaattgtatcaatTAATGATTTAGTCACAACTATACCAAAAAAAGAAAGCATATTCAAtgtgtacataaaaaatttgaaactTATAGTATTtggaaaacatttttgtatcagACCAGCAGAAAGATCcagtaaaaagtttaaaactaTACTTCATCCAGATTTATAA
- the LOC110998344 gene encoding CCR4-NOT transcription complex subunit 10, which yields MSNHAEEPAILAQQCYLKKDYAAALQHLSELENLVRDNKVLLKRVQHNKAVVELAASDLKNIENFKTCMSDSAGVDFPDEEVTEISSPFALYNYAVILYHYRYYYQSVVILEKLLTSKVIKDKKLLHYVILLLLECTLCRRTYEKTLEIANAYADSFKSNNELSNLHQRLISRAQVFLGQKINLKADSIENALIVAQQQYLNGNVKDSCNTISLYTSLECRYDVRNEGEDVWAALNNNLGVIYLSLKKPYLATKYFQNALKEHFKNLESDDGDRLIICKDHPIYVYNLGLALHATKNIEGAFECLVEAARHYPNNPQIWVRLAECCIKKCCSDEVQKFIVKKLGNGSHTRVLVAKEKEKYSLAGESYAIPSLSLEFAALCLRNAITLLLNQESPTDETHPFIQAPPGPPINWKQRCELKNSIHVLQSYVYLHLQDPLAALVSANELLSESDASNGHKTWAHIYAAEALIILDKTVEAIEHLKPTMIHELVSGLPDQTRDIIGLAVWAKAAVCNILRGDLLQARKILQQINSSKVLPLQIYVEICLGSVENCHTLLRKIRYSHVSQ from the coding sequence atgtcaaatcaTGCGGAAGAACCAGCAATATTGGCTCagcaatgttatttaaaaaaagactaTGCAGCGGCACTACAACATCTTAGTGAATTAGAAAATCTTGTTAGGGATAATAAAGTTCTCCTTAAACGTGTACAACATAATAAAGCAGTGGTTGAATTGGCTGCGTctgatttgaaaaatattgaaaactttaaaacatGTATGTCTGATAGTGCTGGTGTAGATTTTCCAGATGAAGAAGTTACCGAAATATCATCTCCTTTTGCGTTATATAACTATGCAGTCATATTATATCACTATCGATATTACTACCAAAGTGTAGTAATACTTGAGAAATTATTGACTTCAAAGGTTATTAAGGATAAAAAGTTACtacattatgttatattactCCTGTTAGAATGCACTCTTTGCAGGCGCACTTACGAAAAAACACTAGAAATTGCAAATGCTTATGCTGATAgctttaaatcaaataatgaaTTAAGTAATTTGCATCAACGTCTCATTAGCAGGGCTCAAGTGTTTCTTGgacaaaaaattaatctaaAGGCAGACTCAATAGAGAATGCTTTAATAGTAGCACAACAACAGTATCTCAATGGTAATGTTAAAGATTCTTGTAACACAATAAGTTTGTATACATCATTAGAGTGCCGTTATGATGTGAGAAATGAAGGTGAAGATGTTTGGGCTGcattaaacaataatcttGGAGTTATCTActtgtcattaaaaaaaccttactTGGCAACAAAATACTTCCAAAATGCATtaaaagaacattttaaaaatttagaaagTGATGATGGTGACAGgcttattatttgtaaagatCATCCAATTTATGTCTATAATCTTGGGTTAGCACTACATGCTACTAAGAACATTGAAGGAGCATTTGAGTGTCTAGTGGAAGCTGCAAGACATTACCCAAACAATCCACAAATCTGGGTGAGACTAGCTGAGTGTTGTATTAAAAAGTGTTGCAGTGATGAAGTGCAAAAGTtcattgtaaaaaaacttggtaaTGGCTCTCATACAAGAGTCCTTGTTGcaaaagaaaaagagaaatattCATTAGCTGGAGAATCATATGCTATACCATCACTTTCTCTCGAGTTTGCAGCACTTTGCTTAAGAAATGCAATAACATTGCTACTTAATCAAGAATCTCCCACAGATGAAACACATCCTTTTATTCAGGCACCTCCTGGCCCTCCTATTAACTGGAAACAAAGATGTGAATTAAAGAATTCAATACATGTCCTGCAGAGTTACGTTTACTTACATCTTCAAGATCCTCTAGCTGCTTTAGTCAGTGCCAATGAATTGTTAAGTGAAAGTGATGCTTCAAATGGTCATAAAACTTGGGCTCATATCTATGCTGCTGAAGCATTGATTATACTGGACAAGACAGTGGAAGCAATTGAACATTTAAAGCCAACAATGATTCATGAACTTGTATCTGGTCTTCCTGATCAAACCAGAGACATAATTGGTCTAGCAGTATGGGCTAAAGCTGCTGTGTGTAATATATTGCGTGGAGATCTTTTACAGGCAAGGAAAATCCTCCAGCAAATAAATTCTTCCAAAGTTTTACcgttacaaatatatgtagaaATTTGCTTAGGATCTGTAGAAAACTGTCATACATTACTGCGAAAAATACGATATTCTCATGTATCTCAAtag